One Pararge aegeria chromosome 1, ilParAegt1.1, whole genome shotgun sequence genomic region harbors:
- the LOC120635667 gene encoding phenoloxidase-activating enzyme-like isoform X2, with protein MYSLLKVVFKVAFVICIVHGQQDYFADLCFTPTQEEGQCISLDQCEELKPLISKSRENLKKYHCGWVETVPKVCCPSTITSSTKTTTTTTTVSPKPSGDCVTPEGKFGSCVPVQTCTYIKKMLATKTALSLEYFQRSRCIGGDLGSMNVCCDSKIRPSSEVVSRDGTCPDSAIPPNPESQCCGKESFTGNKVFGGNETAIDQYPWLALLQYTRPQLCGGSLISNKYVLTAAHCIINKSNKPRGVVAVLLGEYNTTNEGSDCMPVEGGGEDCTPGAVRVPVESAVAHPQYNTQKIVQFVNDIALLRLSVMVTFNDFIRPICLPSSDITSAPPINMKLFVAGWGAVSEIRPFSEIKLYTSLPYVSHKRCQSDFNTLQGSLIWEKQICAGGELDKDTCKGDSGGPLMYENENVHEVIGVVSFGLLQCGIKKPSVYTKVYEYLSWINDNIKP; from the exons ATTACTTCGCAGATCTCTGTTTCACTCCGACGCAAGAAGAGGGCCAGTGCATATCGCTTGATCAGTGCGAGGAACTAAAACCGCTCATTTCCAAATCGCGGGAGAACCTTAAAAAATACCACTGCGGATGGGTGGAAACAGTTCCTAAG GTTTGCTGTCCTTCAACTATTACAAGTTCAACAAAGACAACCACAACAACGACGACTGTTTCCCCAAAACCATCAGGCGACTGTGTCACACCAGAGggcaaatttggttcatgtgTGCCAGTGCAAACGTGcacatacataaaaaagatGTTGGCAACGAAAACCGCACTTAGCTTGGAATATTTCCAACGGTCCAG ATGCATAGGCGGCGATTTAGGGTCGATGAATGTATGCTGTGACTCGAAAATTCGTCCCAGCTCCGAAGTTGTATCGAGAGACGGCACATGTCCTGATTCAGCGATCCCACCAAATCCCGAAAGCCAATGTTGTGGAAAAGAAAGCTTTACTGGGAATAAAGTTTTTG GTGGTAACGAGACAGCTATAGACCAGTACCCGTGGCTTGCTTTACTGCAGTACACAAGGCCGCAGCTTTGCGGGGGCTCGTTGATCAGTAACAAATATGTGTTGACTGCCGCTCACTGTATCATCAACAAATCAAATAAACCTAGAGGAGT GGTAGCTGTGCTGCTGGGTGAATACAACACCACAAACGAAGGGAGCGATTGTATGCCAGTTGAGGGTGGTGGCGAGGACTGTACACCGGGTGCCGTTCGAGTTCCTGTAGAGTCAGCTGTAGCCCACCCACAGTACAACACCCAGAAGATAGTGCAATTTGTCAACGACATCGCCTTGCTAAGACTTTCCGTAATGGTCACTTTCAATG ATTTCATCAGGCCAATTTGTTTGCCTTCGTCAGACATAACTAGCGCACCGCCGATAAACATGAAGCTCTTCGTAGCCGGATGGGGGGCTGTGAGTGAAATACGTCCGTTCAGCGAGATTAAGCTGTACACCAGTTTGCCTTACGTCAGTCATAAG CGATGTCAATCGGATTTCAATACGCTACAAGGCTCACTCATATGGGAAAAGCAGATTTGCGCCGGTGGCGAATTAGACAAGGACACTTGCAAGGGTGATTCCGGCGGCCCTTTGatgtacgaaaacgaaaacgttcaCGAAGTCATAGGTGTTGTTAGTTTCGGATTGTTGCAATGCGGTATCAAGAAGCCAAGTGTTTATACAAAGGTCTACGAATACTTATCGTGGATCAATGATAATATTAAGCCGTAA
- the LOC120635667 gene encoding phenoloxidase-activating enzyme-like isoform X1, with the protein MYSLLKVVFKVAFVICIVHGQQDYFADLCFTPTQEEGQCISLDQCEELKPLISKSRENLKKYHCGWVETVPKVGSAGSVPKVCCPSTITSSTKTTTTTTTVSPKPSGDCVTPEGKFGSCVPVQTCTYIKKMLATKTALSLEYFQRSRCIGGDLGSMNVCCDSKIRPSSEVVSRDGTCPDSAIPPNPESQCCGKESFTGNKVFGGNETAIDQYPWLALLQYTRPQLCGGSLISNKYVLTAAHCIINKSNKPRGVVAVLLGEYNTTNEGSDCMPVEGGGEDCTPGAVRVPVESAVAHPQYNTQKIVQFVNDIALLRLSVMVTFNDFIRPICLPSSDITSAPPINMKLFVAGWGAVSEIRPFSEIKLYTSLPYVSHKRCQSDFNTLQGSLIWEKQICAGGELDKDTCKGDSGGPLMYENENVHEVIGVVSFGLLQCGIKKPSVYTKVYEYLSWINDNIKP; encoded by the exons ATTACTTCGCAGATCTCTGTTTCACTCCGACGCAAGAAGAGGGCCAGTGCATATCGCTTGATCAGTGCGAGGAACTAAAACCGCTCATTTCCAAATCGCGGGAGAACCTTAAAAAATACCACTGCGGATGGGTGGAAACAGTTCCTAAGGTAGGATCTGCGGGATCAGTTCCTAAG GTTTGCTGTCCTTCAACTATTACAAGTTCAACAAAGACAACCACAACAACGACGACTGTTTCCCCAAAACCATCAGGCGACTGTGTCACACCAGAGggcaaatttggttcatgtgTGCCAGTGCAAACGTGcacatacataaaaaagatGTTGGCAACGAAAACCGCACTTAGCTTGGAATATTTCCAACGGTCCAG ATGCATAGGCGGCGATTTAGGGTCGATGAATGTATGCTGTGACTCGAAAATTCGTCCCAGCTCCGAAGTTGTATCGAGAGACGGCACATGTCCTGATTCAGCGATCCCACCAAATCCCGAAAGCCAATGTTGTGGAAAAGAAAGCTTTACTGGGAATAAAGTTTTTG GTGGTAACGAGACAGCTATAGACCAGTACCCGTGGCTTGCTTTACTGCAGTACACAAGGCCGCAGCTTTGCGGGGGCTCGTTGATCAGTAACAAATATGTGTTGACTGCCGCTCACTGTATCATCAACAAATCAAATAAACCTAGAGGAGT GGTAGCTGTGCTGCTGGGTGAATACAACACCACAAACGAAGGGAGCGATTGTATGCCAGTTGAGGGTGGTGGCGAGGACTGTACACCGGGTGCCGTTCGAGTTCCTGTAGAGTCAGCTGTAGCCCACCCACAGTACAACACCCAGAAGATAGTGCAATTTGTCAACGACATCGCCTTGCTAAGACTTTCCGTAATGGTCACTTTCAATG ATTTCATCAGGCCAATTTGTTTGCCTTCGTCAGACATAACTAGCGCACCGCCGATAAACATGAAGCTCTTCGTAGCCGGATGGGGGGCTGTGAGTGAAATACGTCCGTTCAGCGAGATTAAGCTGTACACCAGTTTGCCTTACGTCAGTCATAAG CGATGTCAATCGGATTTCAATACGCTACAAGGCTCACTCATATGGGAAAAGCAGATTTGCGCCGGTGGCGAATTAGACAAGGACACTTGCAAGGGTGATTCCGGCGGCCCTTTGatgtacgaaaacgaaaacgttcaCGAAGTCATAGGTGTTGTTAGTTTCGGATTGTTGCAATGCGGTATCAAGAAGCCAAGTGTTTATACAAAGGTCTACGAATACTTATCGTGGATCAATGATAATATTAAGCCGTAA